A window of the Lactuca sativa cultivar Salinas chromosome 7, Lsat_Salinas_v11, whole genome shotgun sequence genome harbors these coding sequences:
- the LOC111911189 gene encoding uncharacterized protein LOC111911189 isoform X1, whose protein sequence is MTANNYDADREASDASIIKGKVDPAKPASLTWKRKLNTKEIPLSEFGLKFKEVIHMAPFLYRLWRWIREDAANGNGNGTNFNPFKKHCYSSCNGVPLGGIGAGSIGRTYKGEFLRWQLFPKTCEEKPVLANQFSMFVSRPNGKKYSTVLCPPNPEMLKENSVDGIGSWDWNFSGEKSTYHALYPRAWTVYDGEPDPDLKIVCRQISPIIPHNYKESSLPVAVFTYTLSNTGKTAADVTLLFTWENSVGGSSGLSGHHSNSKMAVKDGVHGVLLHHSSADGQPPVTFAIAAQETNHVRVSECPSFIISGNSKGLTAKDMWNEIKKNGSFDHLDSSQLPMVSEAKSCIGAAIAASVTIPSQAVRTVTFSLAWDCPEVVFPTRTYHRRYTKFYGSHGDAAEKIAHDAILEHGNWEAQIEAWQQPILEDKRLPEWYPITLFNELYYLNSGGTIWTDGLPPVHNLSTINGRQFSVDRSNMDSQSNGDTNTTHHQHDTAVNVLERMTSVLEEIHNPTSKISAFGTNLLQKGEENIGQFLYYEGIEYHMCNTYDVHFYASFALIMLFPKLELSLQRDFASAVMMHDPRKMDILSDGVSVPKKALGAVPHDIGMIDPWFDVNFYNIYNTDQWKDLNPKFVLQAYRDVVATGDKNFAKAVWPSVYIAMAYMEQFDKDGDGMVENEGFPDQTYDTWSVLGVSAYCGGLWVAALQAASAMAGVVGDKGCEEYFWAKFMKARSVYDKLWNGSYFNYDDSKGRTSSSIQADQLAGQWYTRACGLSPIVDEEKAKSALEKVYNFNVLKVNNGKRGAINGMLPTGEPDMSCTESREIWTGVTYGVAAGMIHEGMIDTAFHTASGVYETAWSEEGFGYSFQTPEAWNTDGQYRSMTYMRPLAIWAMQWALTQPKMPNKKIKPDLKPESFMRQHIGYTKVARLLKLPKEQHTRSILQIIFDYTCKKMST, encoded by the exons ATGACAGCAAATAACTATGATGCTGATAGAGAAGCTTCTGATGCTAGTATTATCAAG GGTAAGGTTGATCCAGCAAAACCTGCATCCCTTACATGGAAGAGGAAACTAAACACCAAGGAAATTCCCCTTTCAGAGTTTGGTTTAAAGTTCAAAGAAGTAATCCATATG GCTCCATTTTTATATCGGTTATGGCGTTGGATACGAGAAGATGCTGCAAATGGAAATGGAAAT GGAACTAACTTTAACCCTTTCAAGAAACACTGCTATTCTTCTTGTAATGGTGTTCCTTTAGGGGGTATTGG TGCAGGCAGCATTGGAAGGACATATAAAGGCGAGTTTTTGCGTTGGCAACTCTTTCCGAAAACATGTGAAGAAAAACCAGTTTTAGCAAATCAATTTTCT ATGTTTGTGTCACGACCAAATGGAAAGAAGTATTCGACTGTCCTCTGCCCACCAAACCCAGAAATGCTGAA AGAGAATTCGGTTGATGGGATTGGATCTTGGGACTGGAATTTCAGTGGAGAGAAATCTACATATCATGCATTATACCCAAGGGCTTGGACAGTTTATGATG GTGAACCTGATCCTGACCTCAAAATAGTTTGTCGTCAGATTTCCCCAATTATCCCTCATAATTATAAAGAAAGCAGCCTTCCTGTAGCAGTATTTACTTACACG CTATCAAACACTGGGAAGACTGCTGCAGATGTCACTTTGTTATTTACATGGGAG AATTCTGTTGGTGGATCCTCTGGATTATCTGGTCATCATTCCAATTCAAAAATGGc GGTGAAAGATGGCGTTCATGGAGTACTCCTACATCACTC GAGTGCAGATGGGCAACCCCCTGTAACATTTGCTATTGCAGCACAAGAAACAAACCATGTTCGCGTTTCAGAGTGTCCATCCTTTATAATATCTGGAAACTCCAAGGGTCTCACAGCAAAAGACATGTGGAATGAAATTAAAAAG AATGGTTCTTTTGATCACCTTGATTCCTCTCAACTACCAATGGTTTCAGAAGCAAAGTCATGTATAGGTGCGGCTATTGCAGCTTCTGTGACCATACCATCTCAGGCTGTGCGGACTGTTACCTTCTCATTGGCGTGGGACTGCCCGGAAGTTGTCTTTCCAACCAGGACTTACCATAG GCGTTACACCAAATTTTATGGTAGTCATGGGGACGCAGCTGAAAAAATCGCACATGATGCTATTCTTG AACATGGTAATTGGGAGGCCCAGATAGAAGCATGGCAACAGCCTATCCTTGAAGACAAGAGGCTTCCTGAATG GTACCCAATCACTCTTTTCAATGAATTATATTATCTCAACTCAGGGGGCACAATCTGGACAG ATGGACTACCTCCTGTACACAATTTATCAACCATTAATGGAAGACAGTTCTCAGTTGATAGATCTAACATGGACTCTCAAAGTAACGGTGATACTAATACAACTCATCATCAACACGACACTGCTGTTAACGTTCTTGAAAGAATGACGTCAGTACTCGAAGAAATCCACAACCCCACATCAAAAATCTCAGCATTCGGTACAAATCTTCTAcaaaaaggagaagaaaacatCGGGCAATTTCTGTATTACGAAGGAATAGAATACCACATGTGTAACACATACGACGTCCATTTCTACGCATCATTCGCCCTAATCATGCTTTTCCCCAAACTCGAACTCAGCCTCCAACGCGACTTCGCTTCCGCCGTCATGATGCATGATCCCCGTAAAATGGATATTTTATCCGACGGAGTATCGGTCCCGAAAAAAGCCCTAGGTGCTGTCCCTCATGATATCGGAATGATCGATCCTTGGTTCGATGTTAACTTCTATAACATCTACAATACAGACCAATGgaaagatctaaaccctaaatttgtCCTCCAAGCTTACAGAGACGTGGTGGCTACTGGAGATAAGAACTTTGCGAAAGCTGTTTGGCCTTCAGTTTATATTGCAATGGCGTACATGGAGCAATTTGATAAGGATGGAGATGGGATGGTTGAAAATGAAGGGTTTCCCGATCAGACGTATGACACGTGGTCGGTTTTGGGTGTTAGCGCGTATTGCGGTGGGCTGTGGGTGGCGGCGTTACAGGCGGCGTCTGCTATGGCGGGTGTAGTTGGTGATAAGGGGTGTGAAGAGTATTTTTGGGCCAAGTTTATGAAAGCGAGGAGTGTGTATGATAAGTTGTGGAATGGTTCTTATTTTAACTATGATGATAGTAAAGGGAGGACAAGTTCGTCCATTCAAGCTGATCAGTTGGCGGGACAATG GTATACTCGAGCATGCGGGCTTTCTCCGATTGTTGATGAAGAAAAGGCGAAAAGTGCATTGGAGAAGGTTTATAATTTCAATGTTTTGAAAGTGAACAACGGGAAGCGTGGAGCTATTAATGGGATGCTACCCACGGGTGAACCCGATATGTCATGTACCGAATCGAGGGAAATTTGGACAGGAGTTACTTATGGAGTTGCTGCGGGTATGATTCATGAAGGCATGATCGACACTGCTTTCCACACTGCAAGTGGAGTGTATGAGACCGCTTGGTCCGAAGAGGGATTTGG CTACTCTTTCCAAACCCCAGAAGCTTGGAATACTGATGGGCAGTACAGATCTATGACATACATGCGGCCTTTAGCAATATGGGCTATGCAATGGGCCCTTACACAACCCAAAATGCCGAATAAGAAAATAAAGCCCGATTTAAAGCCCGAATCTTTCATGAGGCAACATATCGGGTATACAAAAGTGGCCCGTTTACTAAAGCTACCAAAGGAGCAACACACAAGAAGCATTTTGCAGATTATTTTCGATTACACTTGCAAAAAGATGAGCACGTGA
- the LOC111911189 gene encoding uncharacterized protein LOC111911189 isoform X2 — MFVSRPNGKKYSTVLCPPNPEMLKENSVDGIGSWDWNFSGEKSTYHALYPRAWTVYDGEPDPDLKIVCRQISPIIPHNYKESSLPVAVFTYTLSNTGKTAADVTLLFTWENSVGGSSGLSGHHSNSKMAVKDGVHGVLLHHSSADGQPPVTFAIAAQETNHVRVSECPSFIISGNSKGLTAKDMWNEIKKNGSFDHLDSSQLPMVSEAKSCIGAAIAASVTIPSQAVRTVTFSLAWDCPEVVFPTRTYHRRYTKFYGSHGDAAEKIAHDAILEHGNWEAQIEAWQQPILEDKRLPEWYPITLFNELYYLNSGGTIWTDGLPPVHNLSTINGRQFSVDRSNMDSQSNGDTNTTHHQHDTAVNVLERMTSVLEEIHNPTSKISAFGTNLLQKGEENIGQFLYYEGIEYHMCNTYDVHFYASFALIMLFPKLELSLQRDFASAVMMHDPRKMDILSDGVSVPKKALGAVPHDIGMIDPWFDVNFYNIYNTDQWKDLNPKFVLQAYRDVVATGDKNFAKAVWPSVYIAMAYMEQFDKDGDGMVENEGFPDQTYDTWSVLGVSAYCGGLWVAALQAASAMAGVVGDKGCEEYFWAKFMKARSVYDKLWNGSYFNYDDSKGRTSSSIQADQLAGQWYTRACGLSPIVDEEKAKSALEKVYNFNVLKVNNGKRGAINGMLPTGEPDMSCTESREIWTGVTYGVAAGMIHEGMIDTAFHTASGVYETAWSEEGFGYSFQTPEAWNTDGQYRSMTYMRPLAIWAMQWALTQPKMPNKKIKPDLKPESFMRQHIGYTKVARLLKLPKEQHTRSILQIIFDYTCKKMST, encoded by the exons ATGTTTGTGTCACGACCAAATGGAAAGAAGTATTCGACTGTCCTCTGCCCACCAAACCCAGAAATGCTGAA AGAGAATTCGGTTGATGGGATTGGATCTTGGGACTGGAATTTCAGTGGAGAGAAATCTACATATCATGCATTATACCCAAGGGCTTGGACAGTTTATGATG GTGAACCTGATCCTGACCTCAAAATAGTTTGTCGTCAGATTTCCCCAATTATCCCTCATAATTATAAAGAAAGCAGCCTTCCTGTAGCAGTATTTACTTACACG CTATCAAACACTGGGAAGACTGCTGCAGATGTCACTTTGTTATTTACATGGGAG AATTCTGTTGGTGGATCCTCTGGATTATCTGGTCATCATTCCAATTCAAAAATGGc GGTGAAAGATGGCGTTCATGGAGTACTCCTACATCACTC GAGTGCAGATGGGCAACCCCCTGTAACATTTGCTATTGCAGCACAAGAAACAAACCATGTTCGCGTTTCAGAGTGTCCATCCTTTATAATATCTGGAAACTCCAAGGGTCTCACAGCAAAAGACATGTGGAATGAAATTAAAAAG AATGGTTCTTTTGATCACCTTGATTCCTCTCAACTACCAATGGTTTCAGAAGCAAAGTCATGTATAGGTGCGGCTATTGCAGCTTCTGTGACCATACCATCTCAGGCTGTGCGGACTGTTACCTTCTCATTGGCGTGGGACTGCCCGGAAGTTGTCTTTCCAACCAGGACTTACCATAG GCGTTACACCAAATTTTATGGTAGTCATGGGGACGCAGCTGAAAAAATCGCACATGATGCTATTCTTG AACATGGTAATTGGGAGGCCCAGATAGAAGCATGGCAACAGCCTATCCTTGAAGACAAGAGGCTTCCTGAATG GTACCCAATCACTCTTTTCAATGAATTATATTATCTCAACTCAGGGGGCACAATCTGGACAG ATGGACTACCTCCTGTACACAATTTATCAACCATTAATGGAAGACAGTTCTCAGTTGATAGATCTAACATGGACTCTCAAAGTAACGGTGATACTAATACAACTCATCATCAACACGACACTGCTGTTAACGTTCTTGAAAGAATGACGTCAGTACTCGAAGAAATCCACAACCCCACATCAAAAATCTCAGCATTCGGTACAAATCTTCTAcaaaaaggagaagaaaacatCGGGCAATTTCTGTATTACGAAGGAATAGAATACCACATGTGTAACACATACGACGTCCATTTCTACGCATCATTCGCCCTAATCATGCTTTTCCCCAAACTCGAACTCAGCCTCCAACGCGACTTCGCTTCCGCCGTCATGATGCATGATCCCCGTAAAATGGATATTTTATCCGACGGAGTATCGGTCCCGAAAAAAGCCCTAGGTGCTGTCCCTCATGATATCGGAATGATCGATCCTTGGTTCGATGTTAACTTCTATAACATCTACAATACAGACCAATGgaaagatctaaaccctaaatttgtCCTCCAAGCTTACAGAGACGTGGTGGCTACTGGAGATAAGAACTTTGCGAAAGCTGTTTGGCCTTCAGTTTATATTGCAATGGCGTACATGGAGCAATTTGATAAGGATGGAGATGGGATGGTTGAAAATGAAGGGTTTCCCGATCAGACGTATGACACGTGGTCGGTTTTGGGTGTTAGCGCGTATTGCGGTGGGCTGTGGGTGGCGGCGTTACAGGCGGCGTCTGCTATGGCGGGTGTAGTTGGTGATAAGGGGTGTGAAGAGTATTTTTGGGCCAAGTTTATGAAAGCGAGGAGTGTGTATGATAAGTTGTGGAATGGTTCTTATTTTAACTATGATGATAGTAAAGGGAGGACAAGTTCGTCCATTCAAGCTGATCAGTTGGCGGGACAATG GTATACTCGAGCATGCGGGCTTTCTCCGATTGTTGATGAAGAAAAGGCGAAAAGTGCATTGGAGAAGGTTTATAATTTCAATGTTTTGAAAGTGAACAACGGGAAGCGTGGAGCTATTAATGGGATGCTACCCACGGGTGAACCCGATATGTCATGTACCGAATCGAGGGAAATTTGGACAGGAGTTACTTATGGAGTTGCTGCGGGTATGATTCATGAAGGCATGATCGACACTGCTTTCCACACTGCAAGTGGAGTGTATGAGACCGCTTGGTCCGAAGAGGGATTTGG CTACTCTTTCCAAACCCCAGAAGCTTGGAATACTGATGGGCAGTACAGATCTATGACATACATGCGGCCTTTAGCAATATGGGCTATGCAATGGGCCCTTACACAACCCAAAATGCCGAATAAGAAAATAAAGCCCGATTTAAAGCCCGAATCTTTCATGAGGCAACATATCGGGTATACAAAAGTGGCCCGTTTACTAAAGCTACCAAAGGAGCAACACACAAGAAGCATTTTGCAGATTATTTTCGATTACACTTGCAAAAAGATGAGCACGTGA